ATGCGTCCTGATTCAGTCATGTGGCCGCACAGCCATCTTCTGGAGCGACCTGATACCGATGACGCCGCATGTGCAACTGCCCTGGATCATGGCGTTCGATTTGTATCCCGAACAGACGTTAATGCACAAAAAACGGCTCATTCCGCAGGCAGCACGCGAAGGGTGGCTGTGTGTGTTTCATCATGACGCAGCGATGCCAGTGGGAACAATTGTGGAGGAGAATGGAAAATACGTAGTCAGAAGCCTGACGTCAGAATCCGGGATGCAGAAGGGGGATTCGCTTTTGACTCCTGGCTCCTGACTTCTGACTTCTAACTTCTGACTCGGCGATTTGGAGGCTCTATGGCTCAAGCAGACATCGGCGTGATTGGCGGCAGTGGCTTTTATCAAATGGAAGGGCTGACCGACATCGAAGAGGTCAGCATTGATACGCCGTTTGGCGCGCCCTCGGATCAGTTCCTCATTGGGACACTGGAAGGCCAGCGCGTGGCCTTCCTGGCTCGACATGGACGCGGCCATTTGTTGTTGCCGACGGAGCTGCCATTCCGCGCCAACATCTATGCAATGAAACTGCTCGGCGTTCGACGAATCATCTCGGCGAGCGCTGTCGGCTCATTGCAGGAACGCTATGCGCCGACAGACATCGTGATCCCTGATCAATTTTTTGATCGGACACGACAGCGGGTCTCTACATTCTTCGGTCACGGTTTGGTGGCTCATATCACTTTCGCTGATCCGGTTTGTCCTGTGCTCGGCGATGTGTTGCAGGCGGCGGCGAGCGAGATCAACGGATTGAAGGTGCATCGCGGTGGGACCTACCTGTGTATGGAGGGGCCGGCCTTTTCCACCAAAGCTGAATCGCATGTCTACCGTTCATGGGGCATGGATGTGATCGGCATGACCAATCTGCAAGAGGCCAAGCTGGCCCGCGAAGCAGAAATTTGCTACAGCACAATGGCGCTGGTGACCGATTATGATTGTTGGCATCCTGAGCACGATTCGGTGACCGTGGAAATGGTCATCAATTACTTGAATCAGAACACGGCCAATGCTCAGCAGCTCATCCGAAACGCTGTCCGGCGCCTCAACGATCCACAGCCGCCGTGTAAATGCCAATCATCGCTCAAGCATGCTATACTCACACAGCGGGATAAAATTCCGCGGGAAACGATCGAGAAACTGTGGGCCATTGTCGGAAAGTATTTTCAGGAGTAAGACGTATGAGATGGTTGATCGCCATTGCGCTGATACTGGCAGTGAAGCTACCGGCCGCGTGGGCGTGGCAAGGGGGCGTCGTACACGGTCCGGTTGAAGAATGGCGCGACCGGGAACTGGAAAAACAATCGCTTCATCACCTGCAGGTCGCACGATTCTATTTCAAGAAAAAACGGTGGGCGGCAGCGCGCGGTCGCTTGCAAGAGATCGTTGCCCGCAATCCGCGGTTCGCGGGCATGGCGGAAGTCTATTACATGCTGGGCGAGGTCTATGCTCAGACTAACGAACCGGAACAGGCTCAGGAATTATTCTCTCGGGTGGTTGAAGAATTTCCTGATAGCGAGTTCGCAGGCAAAGCTAAAGCTCGGCTTGAGCAACTGGCGCGTAAAATGTAGAGTGGGAGGAACCGCAAGGCACAGTAGAGTGGCATGAAGCGCAAGGCACGCTGTCGCGCGTGTGGACGTATCGAGGTTGAGATGGAGGCAGGCCAGTTCAACCTATCGCTTCTCTCAGGTCAGATGAGTAACTGATGGGTCTTCAGGTGAGGTAAGCAAGCAAGGTCAAACAAACTATGAACAGCAACTGGAAAACGGCGCCGGCAAGCGCCGGGCGGAAAACGGCGCCGGCAGGCGGCGCGCAGAGAAGTGCGCCGGCACATTTTAGTCAGGGAGGTATGCATGTCTATCGTGGTGGTTGGCTCCGTCGCGTTTGATGCGATTGAGACGCCGTTTGGTCAGCGCGATAAAATTTTGGGTGGCTCAGCGACGCATTTTTCACTGGCTGCCAGCTTTTTCACTGATGTCAAGGTGATTGCCGTCGTCGGAGCCGATTTCGGTCCATCTGAAGAGGCTGTGTTTCACGCCCGTCACATTGATATTTCCGGGATTGAGCGCGTGCCTGATGGAAAAACGTTTTTCTGGTCTGGGTTGTATGGGTACGATTTGAATGATCGCGTCACACGCGCCACCGAGTTGAATGTGTTTGCTGATTTCAAGCCGAAGCTGGATGAAGCGGCTTGTCGAGCGCCCTATTTGTTTCTAGGCAACATCCATCCGAGGCTGCAATTGGACGTCAAGCGACAGATGGTCGGACCGCGCCTGGTGGCGCTCGATACGATGAATTACTGGATTGAACGCACGCGCGAGGAATTGCTGGCGGTGCTTCGGGAAATTGACGTGTTGATCATCAATGATGCTGAAGCGCGTCAATTGACAGGCGAGCCGAATCTGGTCAAGGCCGCGCAGCAGATTCGTCAGTGGGGCCCCAAAACGCTCGTTATCAAACGAGGCGAGTACGGCGCTGTGATGTTTGATAATGGTGAGTTTTTTGTAGCGCCTGGTCTGCCGCTGGAAACAGTGTTCGATCCGACCGGCGCCGGCGATTCCTTTGCCGGTGGCTTTCTGGGTTACCTGGCCGCGATTGGTCATGTTGACACAGTCGCTCTGCGGCGGGCAGTGATTTACGGATCAGTGATGGCTTCATTTTGCGTGGAAGCGTTTGGTTGTGAACGATTGTGCGCCCTGACCTACGATGACATCAATGCTCGATTCCGTCAGTTCAAGCAACTTGTGCAATTCGAAGACAGTGAGTTCCAACGGCCAACCGGCACGGCCATCGGCGTCACATTGGCCGAGTAAGCAGACCAAGCTCCTCTATGCAGTTTGTCAAGTATCAGGCGTCGGGCAATGATTTCTTGGTGGTAGACAAGGCTGACTTACCTGAGCGGACGGTGGTGGGACAACTCGCCCAGCGGCTCTGTGAGCGGCATTATGGAGCGGGAGCCGATGGCCTGTTAGTGATCGAACGTTGTCAGCACGGCGCGTCGGCGGATTTCTCCATGCTGGTGATCAATGCCGACGGCAGCGCCGCTGAGATGTCAGGTAACGGCGTTCGTTGCGCCGC
This window of the Blastocatellia bacterium genome carries:
- a CDS encoding tetratricopeptide repeat protein → MRWLIAIALILAVKLPAAWAWQGGVVHGPVEEWRDRELEKQSLHHLQVARFYFKKKRWAAARGRLQEIVARNPRFAGMAEVYYMLGEVYAQTNEPEQAQELFSRVVEEFPDSEFAGKAKARLEQLARKM
- a CDS encoding PfkB family carbohydrate kinase; translated protein: MSIVVVGSVAFDAIETPFGQRDKILGGSATHFSLAASFFTDVKVIAVVGADFGPSEEAVFHARHIDISGIERVPDGKTFFWSGLYGYDLNDRVTRATELNVFADFKPKLDEAACRAPYLFLGNIHPRLQLDVKRQMVGPRLVALDTMNYWIERTREELLAVLREIDVLIINDAEARQLTGEPNLVKAAQQIRQWGPKTLVIKRGEYGAVMFDNGEFFVAPGLPLETVFDPTGAGDSFAGGFLGYLAAIGHVDTVALRRAVIYGSVMASFCVEAFGCERLCALTYDDINARFRQFKQLVQFEDSEFQRPTGTAIGVTLAE
- a CDS encoding S-methyl-5'-thioadenosine phosphorylase, whose product is MAQADIGVIGGSGFYQMEGLTDIEEVSIDTPFGAPSDQFLIGTLEGQRVAFLARHGRGHLLLPTELPFRANIYAMKLLGVRRIISASAVGSLQERYAPTDIVIPDQFFDRTRQRVSTFFGHGLVAHITFADPVCPVLGDVLQAAASEINGLKVHRGGTYLCMEGPAFSTKAESHVYRSWGMDVIGMTNLQEAKLAREAEICYSTMALVTDYDCWHPEHDSVTVEMVINYLNQNTANAQQLIRNAVRRLNDPQPPCKCQSSLKHAILTQRDKIPRETIEKLWAIVGKYFQE